A genomic segment from Streptomyces sp. NBC_00459 encodes:
- a CDS encoding ABC transporter ATP-binding protein: protein MTGRPDTTNQLRTRALDLRYGDRLVVGGLDLTLPGGAVTAIVGPNACGKSTLLRGLSRLLAPAAGTVTLDGSDIHRMSAKALALRMGLLPQQPVTPEAITVEALVRLGRYPHQRLLAPWSTADQRAVDEALERTGTTALRDQPVDRLSGGQRQRAWIALALAQDTELLLLDEPTTFLDLRHQLDVLDLVAALHAEAGRTVVMVLHDLGQAARYADHIVVLKDGRLAAAGPPADVLDAELVRSVFDVDCRVIPDPETGTPLVVPRSSAVRHSATTA from the coding sequence ATGACCGGCCGACCGGACACCACCAACCAGTTGCGCACCCGGGCTCTCGACCTGCGCTACGGCGACCGGCTCGTCGTCGGCGGGCTCGACCTCACCCTCCCCGGCGGCGCCGTCACCGCCATCGTCGGCCCCAACGCCTGTGGGAAATCAACCCTGTTGAGAGGGCTGAGCCGACTGCTCGCACCCGCCGCCGGCACGGTCACACTCGACGGCTCCGACATCCACCGCATGTCCGCGAAGGCGCTGGCCCTGCGGATGGGGCTGCTCCCGCAGCAGCCGGTCACCCCGGAGGCGATCACCGTCGAGGCGCTCGTCCGGCTCGGCCGCTATCCCCATCAGCGGCTGCTCGCCCCCTGGTCGACGGCCGACCAGCGGGCGGTCGACGAGGCCCTGGAGCGCACCGGCACGACCGCGCTGCGCGACCAGCCCGTCGACCGGCTCTCCGGCGGCCAGCGTCAACGCGCCTGGATCGCCCTGGCGTTGGCGCAGGACACCGAGCTGCTCCTGCTCGACGAACCGACCACCTTCCTCGATCTTCGGCACCAGCTCGACGTACTCGATCTGGTCGCCGCCCTGCACGCCGAGGCGGGCCGCACCGTGGTGATGGTGCTGCACGACCTCGGACAGGCCGCCCGCTACGCGGACCACATAGTGGTCCTCAAGGACGGCCGACTCGCCGCCGCCGGCCCACCGGCCGACGTGCTCGACGCGGAGCTGGTCAGGTCCGTGTTCGACGTGGACTGCCGGGTCATACCCGACCCGGAGACCGGCACCCCGCTGGTCGTGCCCAGAAGCAGCGCGGTGCGGCACTCCGCCACGACCGCCTGA
- a CDS encoding MFS transporter, translated as MSAEAWRLPRRSAFGRGQVHAVAGCYFVASFAALGLPPYLTQILPELGDSSARWAGVLYVVPTVFGALGAPFWGRLADRFGRKRLLLRAQLGLAVAFLLAGWADSLATFTAALILQGILGGTFAASNGYLGAALEGPALSKALTLMQGSARAALVVAPIVVGSLSGWLSPHRQYALLAVLPLAAALLLAALPEPVEEQTAESIPETTARTSAPVVSLRTLYALEFAFVFSTVISFPYLISLVEDQLPGTSATLSGVLFAVPHLVYLVSALAVHSAVRVRPRTGIVLGFACIAFGLAGHGVADSLPALITVRLVLGAGLTLGLVSLSVLAADCAKGRAPGGMFGSLEFFSKAGAVVAGLAAAAGSARFGPAAPVLTGGGAAAVTVLASLFLPNPRSPRARWSR; from the coding sequence GTGAGCGCCGAGGCGTGGCGCCTGCCGCGACGCTCCGCGTTCGGCCGTGGACAGGTGCACGCGGTGGCCGGCTGCTACTTCGTCGCGTCATTCGCCGCCCTGGGCCTTCCCCCGTATCTCACCCAGATCCTCCCGGAGTTGGGCGACAGCTCCGCGCGCTGGGCCGGGGTGCTGTACGTGGTGCCGACGGTGTTCGGTGCGCTCGGCGCCCCCTTCTGGGGCAGACTCGCCGACCGCTTCGGCCGCAAACGGCTTCTGCTGCGCGCCCAGTTGGGCCTAGCCGTCGCCTTTCTGCTCGCCGGATGGGCCGACTCACTGGCCACGTTCACGGCGGCACTGATCCTCCAGGGCATCCTCGGGGGCACCTTCGCCGCGTCCAACGGCTATCTGGGCGCCGCGCTGGAGGGCCCCGCCCTGTCGAAGGCGCTCACTCTGATGCAGGGCAGCGCCCGGGCCGCCCTGGTCGTCGCGCCGATCGTCGTCGGCTCACTGTCGGGCTGGCTGTCACCGCACCGCCAGTACGCGCTACTGGCCGTACTCCCGCTGGCCGCCGCCCTGTTGCTCGCCGCGCTCCCCGAACCGGTCGAGGAACAGACAGCGGAGTCCATACCCGAGACCACCGCGCGCACCTCCGCGCCGGTGGTCTCCCTGCGCACCCTGTACGCCCTGGAGTTCGCGTTCGTGTTCTCCACCGTCATCTCCTTCCCCTATCTGATCTCCCTGGTGGAGGACCAACTGCCGGGCACCTCGGCGACCTTGTCCGGCGTCCTCTTCGCCGTGCCGCACCTGGTCTATCTGGTGTCGGCGCTGGCGGTGCACTCGGCGGTCCGGGTCCGGCCCCGGACCGGGATCGTCCTCGGCTTCGCCTGTATCGCGTTCGGCCTGGCCGGACACGGCGTCGCCGATTCGCTGCCCGCGCTGATCACCGTACGACTGGTCCTCGGGGCCGGGCTCACGCTCGGCCTGGTGTCCCTGTCGGTACTGGCCGCCGACTGCGCCAAGGGCCGTGCGCCCGGCGGGATGTTCGGCTCACTGGAGTTCTTCTCCAAGGCCGGCGCCGTCGTCGCCGGCCTCGCCGCGGCGGCGGGCAGCGCCCGGTTCGGCCCGGCCGCGCCGGTGCTGACCGGCGGCGGAGCCGCCGCCGTCACCGTGCTCGCCTCCCTCTTCCTCCCCAACCCCCGCTCGCCCCGCGCCCGTTGGAGCCGCTGA
- a CDS encoding ATP-grasp domain-containing protein: MRLYLLALNPTDSVTEGFLPAAARLGLDVTVLTDQPDAHRAVYPDVEVLECDVRDFRAVVTRISTHHRPDGVFSNSDHLQTQTALAADYFGLPAKDWRATLACKDKAEMRRRLAVAGVDTVWSAELTETGPGAPVALAAPYPCVLKPREGVASEDVVLVDSAAELTARAGEIFARRPGAVLVVEEYLPGELYTLETLGDGNVRHVLGGFHTELSAPPYFIEERLVLVPAHPEPVVAQILAQLDALGVGFGACHTEFVVHEGRARIIEVNYRAIGDQVDLLLARLLGIPLFEHILRTHLGEPLPADLGIRRDGAARLEYPYAHRAGTLTAAPPATELTLDGVHLTYRPLRAIGERHELHRTNRDYLGVLRATGTDQPTVDRVSAQFLADRHWEVQP, translated from the coding sequence ATGCGTCTGTACCTGCTCGCCCTCAACCCCACCGACTCCGTCACCGAGGGCTTCCTGCCCGCCGCCGCACGCCTCGGCCTCGACGTCACCGTGCTCACCGACCAGCCCGATGCCCATCGGGCCGTGTACCCGGACGTGGAGGTCCTGGAGTGCGACGTCCGTGACTTCCGGGCCGTCGTCACCCGGATCTCGACGCATCACCGGCCCGACGGCGTCTTCAGCAACAGCGACCACCTCCAGACCCAGACCGCCCTGGCCGCCGACTACTTCGGCCTCCCCGCCAAGGACTGGCGGGCCACGCTCGCCTGCAAGGACAAGGCCGAGATGCGGCGCCGGCTCGCCGTCGCGGGCGTGGACACCGTTTGGTCCGCCGAACTCACGGAGACCGGTCCCGGCGCGCCTGTCGCCCTGGCCGCGCCGTACCCGTGCGTCCTCAAGCCGCGCGAGGGTGTGGCCAGTGAGGACGTCGTCCTCGTCGACAGCGCCGCGGAGTTGACGGCCCGCGCCGGGGAGATCTTCGCTCGGCGCCCGGGTGCCGTCCTGGTCGTCGAGGAGTATCTGCCCGGGGAGCTGTACACCCTGGAGACGCTCGGCGACGGGAACGTCCGGCATGTCCTGGGCGGCTTCCACACCGAGTTGTCGGCGCCGCCGTACTTCATCGAGGAGCGGCTCGTCCTCGTACCGGCCCACCCCGAGCCGGTCGTCGCACAGATACTGGCCCAACTCGACGCGCTGGGCGTCGGGTTCGGCGCATGTCACACCGAGTTCGTGGTGCACGAGGGGCGTGCCCGGATCATCGAGGTCAACTACCGCGCCATCGGCGACCAGGTCGACCTGCTGCTGGCCCGGCTGCTGGGGATCCCCCTCTTCGAGCACATCCTGCGCACCCACCTGGGCGAGCCGCTCCCGGCCGACCTGGGCATCCGCCGCGACGGCGCGGCCCGCCTGGAGTACCCGTACGCCCACCGTGCGGGCACCCTGACCGCGGCTCCCCCGGCGACCGAACTCACCCTGGACGGCGTCCATCTGACGTACCGTCCGCTGCGCGCGATCGGTGAGCGGCACGAACTCCACCGCACCAACCGCGACTACCTGGGCGTGCTGCGGGCCACCGGCACCGACCAGCCGACGGTCGACCGGGTCTCGGCACAGTTCCTGGCGGACCGGCACTGGGAGGTCCAGCCGTGA
- a CDS encoding IucA/IucC family protein — MGGPAVTAASPALVTTDAAEAELLTRVLSALLREDVVGLRTLGTLTHRPDGVWLRHPTDGDALLLPLTEDGFQCVYAARLPLLVRESDGARFTSYDTVLAVLRALADPVDRDGFDAFTEECRQTLATLRLHDATREEVAGRLTDRHGADTADWTGLTASLAYDTLAARVDHPVYPTARGRSGLTEEQLRMYAPEFHPRFALRWLAVPRGEVTLTGPLPEGWPTPAMLGMEDLESTHLTLPVHPLTVGAPLDEALRVTGLAGRARLARVGYLDVVPTLSMRTVAVASDPTLHLKLPLATATLGLRNRRSIKPGTLVDGAAGQRLTERVVAHEPRFEDTVLHADETTYAHAGHELLAVLCRRYPAGLDDAAIVPLAALLAEAPAGRLVVDQLADRFHDGDPLALLDACLTVLFDWQTTLFGHGIALESHQQNVSLVLGPEPGRVRLLFKDNDGPRINTARLATALPGPWGFDDERTYGTEDGPVVDVFATITVHLCAGAYAFGLARHGRAPLPTLLGLVRDRLGEAVDRLGGTPAAELRARILDAPHLPVKAMVSAGTLLSKERSGAADINKHYTTGPNYLLHAEDESGPHTGDAE; from the coding sequence CTGGGAGGTCCAGCCGTGACCGCCGCTTCTCCGGCCCTCGTGACGACCGACGCCGCCGAGGCCGAGCTGCTCACCCGCGTCCTCAGCGCCCTGCTCCGCGAGGACGTGGTGGGCCTGCGCACCCTCGGCACGCTCACCCACCGCCCGGACGGCGTCTGGCTGCGCCACCCGACCGACGGTGACGCCCTGCTGCTGCCGCTCACCGAGGACGGCTTCCAGTGCGTGTACGCCGCCCGACTGCCGCTGCTCGTGCGCGAGTCGGACGGCGCCCGGTTCACCTCGTACGACACCGTCCTCGCCGTACTGCGGGCACTGGCCGATCCGGTGGACCGTGACGGCTTCGACGCCTTCACCGAGGAGTGCCGGCAGACCCTCGCCACCCTGCGGCTGCACGACGCCACGCGGGAGGAGGTCGCCGGGCGGCTGACGGACCGCCATGGAGCCGACACGGCCGACTGGACGGGCCTGACGGCCTCCCTGGCGTACGACACCCTCGCGGCTCGCGTCGACCATCCCGTGTATCCGACCGCACGTGGCCGGTCCGGGCTGACGGAAGAGCAACTTCGCATGTACGCACCGGAGTTCCATCCCCGTTTCGCGCTGCGCTGGCTCGCCGTGCCCCGGGGTGAGGTGACGCTCACGGGTCCGCTGCCGGAGGGCTGGCCGACGCCCGCGATGCTCGGCATGGAGGATCTGGAGAGCACGCATCTCACCCTGCCCGTGCACCCGTTGACCGTCGGCGCCCCGCTCGACGAGGCACTGCGCGTCACCGGCCTCGCGGGACGCGCCCGGCTCGCCCGGGTCGGGTACCTCGACGTGGTCCCGACACTGTCCATGCGTACCGTCGCGGTGGCCTCCGATCCCACCCTGCACCTCAAACTACCTCTGGCCACAGCTACGTTGGGGCTGCGCAACCGGCGCTCCATCAAGCCGGGCACGCTCGTGGACGGCGCCGCCGGGCAGCGGCTGACCGAGCGGGTCGTCGCACACGAGCCGCGCTTCGAGGACACCGTCCTGCACGCCGACGAGACCACGTACGCGCATGCCGGACACGAACTCCTCGCCGTCCTGTGCCGCCGCTACCCGGCCGGCCTGGACGACGCCGCCATCGTCCCGCTGGCCGCGCTGCTGGCCGAGGCGCCCGCCGGACGGCTGGTCGTCGACCAGCTCGCCGACCGCTTCCACGACGGCGACCCGCTCGCCCTGCTGGACGCCTGCCTCACCGTCCTCTTCGACTGGCAGACCACCCTCTTCGGTCACGGCATCGCCCTGGAGTCGCACCAGCAGAACGTCTCGCTGGTGCTGGGGCCCGAACCGGGCCGGGTGCGGCTGCTGTTCAAGGACAACGACGGCCCACGCATCAACACCGCGCGGCTCGCAACCGCCTTGCCGGGGCCGTGGGGCTTCGACGACGAGCGGACCTACGGCACCGAGGACGGACCGGTCGTCGATGTGTTCGCCACCATCACCGTCCATCTGTGCGCGGGCGCCTACGCGTTCGGACTCGCCCGGCACGGGCGCGCCCCGCTCCCCACGCTGCTGGGGCTGGTCCGCGACCGGCTCGGCGAGGCCGTCGACCGGCTCGGCGGCACCCCCGCCGCCGAACTGCGCGCCCGGATCCTGGACGCTCCGCACCTGCCCGTGAAGGCCATGGTCAGCGCCGGAACCCTGCTCAGCAAGGAGCGTTCGGGCGCCGCCGACATCAACAAGCACTACACCACCGGCCCCAACTACCTTCTCCACGCCGAAGACGAGTCCGGGCCGCACACCGGGGACGCCGAGTGA
- a CDS encoding FecCD family ABC transporter permease, with protein MTAAAPAVRTARTDHRVPLLACCGLVAVLGLLTVALTTGETGIPAGTALRALVGLGESGDVLVVQQFRAPRAFAAIVAGAGLGVAGCVLQRLFRNPLASPDVMGVTGGASLGAVSLIAAGASQTLIPVGALGGGLLSALLLGVFAWRSGVAVTRLVLTGLAVQAGLAAAVNLLIVRFPAELAGSALQWTTGSVYGRTWTEVWGAGGAMVAALAVTLLLHRRLAVLDLGDDSAGALGVNTSAARLQLLLVAVVLASLAAALAGPVTFVALAVPHIVRFLTGPPTAASLALACLTGAVLLLASDLVVQHLLPVEGLPVGAVTATLGAPWLLVLMFRQSKPVHRSHA; from the coding sequence ATGACCGCCGCCGCGCCGGCCGTCCGTACGGCACGGACGGACCACCGCGTGCCGCTCCTCGCCTGCTGCGGACTCGTCGCCGTCCTCGGGCTGCTCACCGTCGCCCTGACCACCGGTGAGACGGGGATTCCGGCGGGCACCGCGCTGCGGGCGCTGGTCGGGCTCGGCGAATCCGGGGACGTGCTGGTGGTGCAGCAGTTCCGGGCGCCGCGGGCCTTCGCCGCGATCGTCGCCGGGGCCGGGCTCGGTGTCGCCGGGTGTGTGCTGCAGCGGCTGTTCCGGAATCCGCTGGCCTCGCCCGACGTCATGGGCGTCACCGGCGGGGCGTCTCTGGGTGCGGTGTCGCTCATCGCGGCCGGGGCCTCGCAGACGCTGATCCCGGTGGGTGCGCTGGGCGGCGGGCTGCTGTCCGCCCTGCTGCTCGGCGTGTTCGCCTGGCGCTCGGGGGTCGCCGTGACCCGGCTGGTGCTGACCGGGCTCGCCGTGCAGGCGGGGCTCGCCGCCGCCGTGAACCTGCTGATCGTGCGCTTCCCGGCCGAGCTTGCCGGGTCCGCGCTCCAGTGGACCACCGGTTCGGTGTACGGACGGACGTGGACGGAGGTGTGGGGAGCGGGCGGCGCCATGGTGGCCGCGCTCGCCGTCACCCTTCTGCTGCACCGACGCCTCGCCGTGCTGGACCTCGGGGACGACTCGGCGGGTGCCCTCGGGGTCAACACCTCCGCCGCGCGGCTCCAACTCCTCCTCGTCGCGGTCGTGCTGGCTTCGCTGGCCGCCGCGCTCGCCGGTCCGGTGACGTTCGTGGCGCTCGCCGTCCCGCACATCGTCCGCTTTCTCACCGGCCCGCCGACGGCCGCCTCCCTGGCGCTGGCCTGTCTCACCGGGGCCGTACTGCTGCTCGCCTCCGACCTGGTGGTCCAGCATCTGCTGCCCGTCGAGGGGCTGCCGGTCGGAGCGGTCACCGCCACGCTCGGCGCGCCCTGGCTGCTGGTGCTGATGTTCCGTCAGAGCAAGCCCGTTCACAGGAGTCACGCATGA
- a CDS encoding type III PLP-dependent enzyme, which yields MTLAVRDHTLSLSTTELPAYVYDLTELRGHAAMVREALPERVELYYAAKANPEPEILAALSPYVDGYEVSSGGELTHVAGAVPGRPLAFGGPGKTPEEVLTALRLGVDRFHIESEHELHMLAELTRQVGPERRVAVLVRVNIPLSEGSLAGSSLTMGGRPTPFGLDPAGATPVFRALTNGTYPQLELRGIHAHLASGLDAREQLAVAESVVTWAAGLGVCIAEVNVGGGMAVDYAAPARRFDWAAFGRGLTWLTEAYPELTLRIEPGRALTAYCGWYATEVLDVKRSHGEEFAVVRGGTHHLRTPATKGHDQPCTVLPVDTWPHPWPRPTAEEPRVTLAGQLCTPKDVLARLVPARGLRAGDRVLFSLAGAYAWNISHHDFLMHPKPGFHFLGAEPVATNRPE from the coding sequence ATGACCCTCGCCGTGCGCGACCACACACTGTCCCTGTCCACCACGGAACTGCCCGCCTACGTCTATGACTTGACGGAACTGCGCGGTCACGCGGCGATGGTCCGGGAAGCGCTGCCCGAGCGGGTCGAGCTGTACTACGCGGCCAAGGCCAACCCGGAGCCGGAGATCCTGGCCGCGCTCTCGCCGTACGTCGACGGCTACGAGGTGTCCTCGGGCGGCGAACTCACCCATGTCGCCGGGGCGGTGCCTGGCCGGCCACTGGCTTTCGGCGGGCCAGGCAAGACGCCGGAAGAGGTGCTGACCGCGCTGAGACTGGGCGTCGACCGGTTCCACATCGAGAGCGAGCACGAGCTGCACATGCTCGCCGAACTGACGCGGCAGGTCGGCCCGGAGCGCCGGGTGGCGGTGCTGGTGCGGGTCAACATCCCGCTGTCCGAGGGCTCGTTGGCGGGCAGCTCGCTGACGATGGGCGGTCGGCCGACTCCCTTCGGACTCGACCCGGCCGGGGCCACGCCGGTGTTCCGGGCGCTGACGAACGGAACGTACCCGCAGCTCGAACTGCGCGGAATCCACGCCCACCTGGCGAGCGGACTCGACGCCCGGGAGCAGCTGGCCGTGGCCGAGTCGGTGGTCACCTGGGCGGCCGGGCTCGGCGTGTGCATCGCCGAGGTGAACGTCGGCGGCGGGATGGCCGTCGACTACGCCGCCCCGGCCCGCCGTTTCGACTGGGCGGCCTTCGGCAGGGGCCTGACATGGCTGACCGAGGCGTACCCGGAACTGACCCTGCGCATCGAGCCGGGCCGGGCGCTGACCGCGTACTGCGGCTGGTACGCCACCGAGGTACTGGACGTGAAGCGGAGCCACGGCGAGGAGTTCGCGGTCGTCCGGGGCGGCACGCACCATCTGCGCACCCCGGCGACGAAGGGCCACGACCAGCCCTGCACGGTGCTGCCGGTGGACACCTGGCCGCACCCGTGGCCACGCCCGACGGCCGAGGAGCCACGGGTCACGCTCGCCGGCCAGCTGTGCACGCCGAAGGACGTACTGGCCCGGCTGGTGCCGGCACGGGGGCTGCGGGCGGGCGACCGGGTGCTGTTCTCACTGGCGGGCGCCTACGCGTGGAACATCTCCCACCACGACTTCCTGATGCATCCGAAGCCCGGTTTCCACTTCCTCGGCGCGGAGCCGGTGGCGACGAACCGACCGGAATAG
- a CDS encoding nuclear transport factor 2 family protein produces the protein MGTAASPAFDTEALRRGIEGHDATALLSLYAEDAELRVIDRNTQPSHPMVKRGRGEIGAMLNEVYSRDMTHKLEQVVVQGDQVAYTESCEYPDGVRVLASAMLSLRDGKIVDETLVQAWDEEGG, from the coding sequence ATGGGCACCGCGGCAAGCCCCGCCTTCGACACCGAAGCACTGCGCCGGGGCATCGAAGGACACGACGCGACGGCACTGCTGTCGCTCTACGCCGAAGACGCCGAACTGCGCGTCATCGACCGCAACACCCAGCCCAGCCACCCGATGGTCAAGCGTGGGCGCGGCGAGATCGGCGCCATGCTGAACGAGGTGTACAGCAGGGACATGACCCACAAGCTGGAGCAGGTCGTCGTCCAGGGCGACCAGGTCGCCTACACCGAGTCCTGCGAGTATCCGGACGGGGTCCGCGTGCTGGCCAGCGCGATGCTGTCCCTGCGCGACGGCAAGATCGTCGACGAGACCCTGGTGCAGGCATGGGACGAAGAAGGCGGGTGA
- a CDS encoding ABC transporter substrate-binding protein produces the protein MRNSSHMPGISRFGRLGRLIVMLLAVVLGTAVLAACGSGDSDDKGSDTAAEAAADTAGFPRTLKTVMGEVKIPAKPKRVVVLDTGELDDVTLLGVDPVGAVAPHFKSEGGFPAYLKGELSGTKDVGPLLEPNLELIASLKPDLILSSKVRHEAIYSKLGAIAPTVFTETTGGVWKQNLKVHAEALGLETEAAARLKEYETRAKALGEAIKAKDKGTMPTASVVRFIAGPTRLYQSNSYSGVVLGDIGLVRPKSQVSTDPEVTMKDVSPEQIDRADADLIFVTAADTEDKTQKQQVVTNPVWKSLPAVKNGKVFEVPDEIWMSGIGVQAAEQMLVDVAEATGVELPKK, from the coding sequence ATGCGCAACAGCTCCCACATGCCCGGAATCAGCCGGTTCGGCCGACTCGGCAGGCTCATCGTCATGCTGCTCGCCGTCGTCCTCGGCACCGCCGTGCTCGCCGCCTGCGGCAGCGGCGACTCCGACGACAAGGGCTCGGACACAGCCGCCGAGGCCGCCGCCGACACCGCCGGATTCCCCCGCACCCTCAAGACCGTCATGGGCGAGGTGAAGATCCCCGCCAAGCCGAAGCGGGTCGTCGTCCTCGACACGGGCGAACTGGACGACGTCACCCTCCTCGGCGTCGACCCGGTCGGCGCGGTCGCCCCGCACTTCAAGTCCGAGGGCGGCTTCCCGGCCTACCTGAAGGGCGAGCTGAGCGGCACGAAGGACGTCGGTCCGCTGCTGGAGCCGAACCTCGAACTGATCGCGTCCCTCAAGCCCGACCTGATCCTGTCCTCGAAGGTCCGCCACGAGGCGATCTACAGCAAGCTCGGCGCGATCGCGCCGACCGTCTTCACGGAGACCACCGGCGGTGTCTGGAAGCAGAACCTGAAGGTGCACGCCGAGGCGCTCGGCCTGGAGACCGAGGCCGCCGCCAGGCTCAAGGAGTACGAGACGCGGGCCAAGGCACTCGGCGAGGCCATCAAGGCGAAGGACAAGGGCACCATGCCCACCGCGTCCGTGGTCCGCTTCATCGCCGGTCCGACCCGCCTCTACCAGTCCAACTCCTACAGCGGTGTCGTCCTCGGCGACATCGGTCTGGTCCGCCCGAAGTCGCAGGTCTCGACCGACCCCGAGGTCACGATGAAGGACGTCAGCCCGGAGCAGATCGACAGGGCCGACGCCGACCTGATCTTCGTCACCGCCGCCGACACCGAGGACAAGACCCAGAAGCAGCAGGTCGTCACCAACCCGGTCTGGAAGAGCCTGCCCGCCGTCAAGAACGGCAAGGTCTTCGAGGTCCCGGACGAGATCTGGATGTCCGGCATCGGCGTTCAGGCCGCCGAGCAGATGCTCGTCGACGTGGCCGAGGCCACCGGTGTGGAACTCCCCAAGAAGTAA
- a CDS encoding IucA/IucC family protein, whose amino-acid sequence MPSLTDSPDATTAPAGLPTADDVVTHTLLNCLLREVSGPERQTVVDDGHLLLRLPRRGVLLRVGLRRTSLLGAHRFSGPVSEQADDGWAVVDWRRLAEYTRDELSLRTGERNEEFLEQIASSHRAVTAALAGERPAGPADGHLAAYLASEQSLLFGHRFHPTPKARTGDPRAWAAYAPETAAVFPLRHLAVRAHLIAEESAAPWAPAALDGQRKDVPDGYRLLPTHPWQYDTLRRHPLLRAASERGDILDLGPGGRPFAATASVRTLYDGETFLKFSLNVRITNCLRKNSSYELSGAVALTRALAPALTDLAERFPGSAVLREPAYRTLALPGPDGTPDRELFEGFGVIVREGLPRHLAPGATPLLAAAVADEYPSGAAHVSRLLTDADPDTALDWWSAYLELLVPPVLAAYFDHGLVLEPHLQNVLICVGADGRPVQVLFRDLEGTKLVPEHHAEALTAVPADVAGPMTYDAERGWDRVVYCLLVNHIAELLAALADLYPRAEAELWARVRDTLRSYADRSGCPPRLAALLAGVPLPAKTNLLTRWERKADREAGYVRLPSPLAEDILRDTTRSTR is encoded by the coding sequence ATGCCCTCGCTGACCGACTCACCCGACGCCACCACCGCCCCCGCCGGGCTCCCCACCGCCGACGACGTGGTGACCCACACTCTCCTCAACTGCCTGCTGCGCGAGGTCTCGGGCCCGGAACGCCAGACCGTCGTCGACGACGGCCACCTCCTGCTCCGCCTGCCCCGCCGCGGCGTTCTCCTGCGGGTCGGCCTGCGCCGTACGTCGCTCCTGGGCGCCCATCGCTTCAGCGGCCCGGTGAGCGAGCAGGCCGACGACGGCTGGGCTGTGGTGGACTGGCGGCGCCTGGCCGAGTACACGCGCGACGAGCTGTCCCTGCGGACCGGTGAACGCAACGAGGAGTTCCTGGAGCAGATCGCCTCCAGCCACCGGGCCGTCACGGCCGCCCTGGCCGGTGAACGCCCTGCCGGACCGGCGGACGGCCACCTCGCCGCCTACCTCGCCTCCGAACAGTCCCTGCTGTTCGGCCACCGCTTCCACCCCACGCCCAAGGCCCGCACCGGCGACCCGCGCGCCTGGGCGGCGTACGCACCGGAGACCGCGGCCGTCTTCCCGCTGCGGCACCTCGCCGTCCGCGCCCACCTGATCGCCGAGGAGAGCGCCGCCCCCTGGGCGCCGGCCGCGCTGGACGGTCAGCGCAAGGACGTACCCGACGGCTACCGTCTGCTGCCCACCCACCCCTGGCAGTACGACACCCTGCGCCGGCACCCGCTGCTGCGGGCCGCGTCGGAGCGCGGCGACATCCTGGACCTCGGCCCGGGCGGCCGCCCCTTCGCCGCCACGGCATCCGTGCGCACCCTGTACGACGGCGAGACGTTCCTCAAGTTCAGCCTGAATGTGCGGATCACCAACTGCCTGCGCAAGAACAGCAGTTACGAGCTGTCCGGCGCCGTCGCCCTCACCCGCGCCCTCGCCCCGGCCCTCACCGACCTGGCCGAGCGCTTCCCCGGCAGCGCGGTGCTCCGCGAACCCGCCTACCGCACGCTCGCCCTGCCCGGCCCCGACGGCACCCCGGACCGTGAACTCTTCGAGGGCTTCGGCGTGATCGTCCGCGAGGGCCTGCCCCGACATCTCGCACCGGGGGCAACTCCCCTGCTGGCTGCGGCGGTTGCCGACGAGTACCCGTCAGGTGCCGCCCATGTCTCCCGGCTGCTCACGGACGCGGACCCGGACACGGCCCTCGACTGGTGGTCGGCGTATCTCGAACTGCTCGTCCCGCCCGTCCTGGCCGCCTACTTCGACCACGGGCTGGTCCTGGAGCCGCACCTCCAGAACGTGCTGATCTGCGTGGGCGCCGACGGCCGTCCCGTCCAGGTGCTCTTCCGGGACCTGGAGGGCACCAAGCTGGTGCCCGAGCATCACGCCGAGGCGCTGACCGCTGTTCCGGCCGATGTCGCGGGCCCGATGACGTACGACGCGGAGCGCGGCTGGGACCGGGTCGTCTACTGCCTGCTCGTCAACCACATCGCCGAACTTCTCGCCGCCCTGGCCGACCTGTACCCTCGCGCCGAGGCCGAACTGTGGGCGAGGGTGCGTGACACACTTCGGTCCTACGCCGACCGTTCCGGCTGCCCGCCTCGGCTCGCCGCACTGCTCGCCGGGGTGCCACTGCCCGCGAAGACAAACCTTCTCACCCGCTGGGAACGCAAGGCGGACCGCGAGGCAGGATACGTACGCCTGCCGTCCCCGCTCGCCGAGGACATCCTGCGCGACACCACCCGGAGCACCCGATGA